A single region of the Kocuria rosea genome encodes:
- a CDS encoding IS5 family transposase (programmed frameshift): MTTRTQSWMVDDRLWELIAPLIPPQPPPRGPGGRPRIEDRAALEGILFVLHTGCRWRDLPPALGCGSGHTAWRRLRHWQEAGVWEKLHRAVLEELSEQEILDWSRASIDAVSVRAKRGELTGPNPTDRGKPGTKYHLLTDRNGLPLHVLISAANTHDSKLFEPLLETNPAVHGRRGRPGRPRRRPDKLHADKGYDYPRCRRYLHRRGIKVRIARRGIEAKNHLGRHRWVVERTISWVLRFKRLGLRYDRTETTLLPLLMLAVTLINLRRLRQATEL; this comes from the exons ATGACGACGAGGACGCAGTCGTGGATGGTCGATGACCGTCTGTGGGAGCTGATCGCCCCGCTGATCCCGCCCCAGCCACCGCCTCGAGGCCCCGGGGGCCGACCCCGGATCGAGGACCGTGCCGCCCTGGAAGGCATCCTGTTCGTGCTCCACACCGGGTGCCGGTGGCGGGATCTGCCTCCGGCGCTGGGGTGCGGGTCCGGGCACACCGCCTGGCGCCGGCTCAGACACTGGCAAGAGGCCGGGGTATGGGAGAAGCTCCACCGGGCCGTGCTCGAGGAACTCTCCGAGCAGGAGATCCTCGACTGGTCCCGGGCCAGCATCGACGCGGTGTCCGTACGGGCGAAAAGG GGTGAGCTGACCGGCCCGAACCCCACCGACCGCGGGAAACCGGGCACGAAGTACCACCTGCTCACCGACCGGAACGGGCTGCCCCTGCACGTGCTGATCTCGGCGGCGAACACGCATGACAGCAAGCTCTTCGAGCCACTGCTGGAGACCAACCCGGCCGTGCACGGCCGGCGAGGGCGTCCGGGGCGGCCCCGTCGCAGGCCGGACAAGCTACATGCGGACAAGGGTTACGACTACCCGAGGTGCCGCCGGTACCTGCACCGGCGGGGCATCAAGGTGCGTATCGCCCGTCGCGGGATCGAGGCCAAGAACCACCTGGGCCGGCACCGCTGGGTGGTGGAGCGCACCATCTCCTGGGTGCTGCGGTTCAAGCGACTCGGGCTGCGCTACGACCGCACCGAAACCACGCTGCTGCCGTTGCTGATGCTCGCCGTCACGCTCATCAATCTCCGCCGACTGCGCCAGGCAACGGAGTTATGA
- a CDS encoding response regulator: protein MSPSVLVVEDDSQIARALLVNLKARGYHTHRAATGHQALQLAADEHPDVVLLDLGLPDLEGREVIDGIRGWSTVPIIVVSARGESHSKVDALDRGADDYITKPFAMDELLARLRAALRRAHPDPGQAQVETSDGRVRIDLATRTVTVAGEPVRLTKLEWRLLETFARNPDRLIGRTELLTTVWGPEYGEETNYLRVYMSQLRAKLEPDPSHPRYFRTELGMGYRFTP, encoded by the coding sequence ATGAGCCCCAGCGTGCTCGTCGTCGAGGACGACTCCCAGATCGCCCGGGCCCTGCTGGTCAACCTCAAAGCCCGCGGCTACCACACCCACCGGGCCGCCACCGGCCACCAAGCCCTGCAACTGGCCGCCGACGAGCACCCCGACGTGGTGCTTCTGGACCTGGGACTGCCCGACCTGGAGGGCCGAGAGGTCATCGACGGGATCCGGGGCTGGTCCACCGTACCGATCATCGTGGTCTCCGCCCGCGGGGAGTCCCACAGCAAGGTTGATGCCCTGGACCGTGGGGCCGATGACTACATCACCAAGCCCTTCGCCATGGACGAGCTGCTGGCCCGCCTGCGCGCCGCCCTGCGCCGGGCCCACCCCGACCCGGGCCAAGCCCAGGTGGAGACCTCCGACGGGCGGGTGCGCATCGACCTGGCCACCCGCACCGTCACCGTCGCCGGTGAACCCGTGCGTCTGACCAAGCTCGAGTGGCGCCTGCTCGAGACCTTCGCCCGCAATCCTGACCGGCTGATCGGCCGCACCGAGCTGCTCACCACCGTGTGGGGACCCGAGTACGGGGAGGAAACCAACTACCTGCGCGTCTACATGTCCCAGCTCCGGGCCAAGCTCGAACCCGACCCCTCCCACCCCCGCTACTTCCGCACCGAACTCGGCATGGGCTACCGCTTCACCCCCTGA
- a CDS encoding ATP-binding protein: MSGGSESEALIERGLLVAARMPGAEVMAVHVAGDARRGDPGAGAELLSRWRPMVEAGGGTWHTVLGEDVAVALLGFARSVQATHVVVGTARHRPLDGLLRPSTAARVLEAADDLDVLLVPHTPGRSHGTHRRRLAPLGPARRVAGWVLALLGPTALTAGFLRAGTGADAITLNFLCHLTVVVFVAILGGWWPAVATALASTMVLNWFFTPPTGQWIIHEPLNVVALGLFLLVAAGVARVVDIEARRTTEAGRARHQAATLFELAGGVIREGLSVPALLERLHRTYDLQAVALATHRTGAANPKTWEITAGSGEPVPDPSSCDNTVVVDDDHVLLIDGFPQEASDQGVLEAFAGRIAAVLQQQELAEARLQAQELAAGNAMRTALLAAVSHDLRTPLAGIKASISSLRLDDVVLSAEDTAELLTTIEESTDQLTERIEDLLDMSRIQAGNLLVHRTALELEDLAAAAVHSLGAATGEPRVRIDIPAGCPPVAGDHGLLVRVIANLVENALKHSRSGPVLVRAVPGPGVVDLQVIDHGPGVPDAEKETIFRPFQRLGDHNTTTGVGLGLAVARGLAEGMGGRVHATDTPGGGLTMVLTLPAAPTGRGAEAEDTLVHDPGGNANDESDQEVPT; the protein is encoded by the coding sequence GTGTCGGGGGGCTCGGAGTCCGAGGCGCTGATCGAGCGCGGCCTGTTGGTGGCCGCACGGATGCCCGGGGCCGAGGTGATGGCCGTGCACGTGGCCGGGGACGCCCGCCGAGGCGACCCCGGCGCCGGTGCTGAGCTGCTGTCCCGGTGGCGGCCGATGGTGGAGGCAGGCGGGGGCACCTGGCACACGGTGCTGGGCGAGGACGTGGCCGTGGCCCTCCTGGGCTTCGCCCGCAGCGTCCAGGCCACCCACGTGGTAGTCGGCACTGCTCGGCACCGCCCCCTCGACGGGCTCCTGCGCCCCAGTACGGCAGCCCGGGTCCTGGAAGCGGCCGATGACCTAGACGTGCTCCTGGTCCCCCACACCCCCGGCCGATCGCACGGGACCCATCGTCGACGCCTCGCCCCCCTGGGGCCCGCCCGCCGTGTCGCCGGCTGGGTCCTGGCCCTTCTCGGACCGACCGCACTGACCGCGGGGTTCCTCCGGGCCGGTACCGGAGCGGATGCGATCACCTTGAACTTCCTGTGCCACCTCACGGTGGTGGTGTTCGTCGCGATCCTGGGCGGATGGTGGCCGGCCGTGGCGACCGCGCTGGCCAGCACGATGGTGCTCAACTGGTTCTTCACCCCGCCGACGGGGCAGTGGATCATCCATGAGCCGCTCAACGTCGTGGCCCTGGGACTGTTCTTGCTCGTGGCCGCCGGGGTGGCCCGGGTCGTGGACATCGAGGCGAGGCGCACCACCGAAGCCGGGCGGGCCCGCCACCAGGCGGCCACCCTGTTTGAGTTGGCCGGAGGAGTGATCCGGGAGGGACTGAGCGTGCCGGCGTTGCTGGAGCGCCTGCACCGCACCTACGATCTGCAGGCTGTCGCCCTGGCCACCCACCGCACAGGCGCCGCGAACCCGAAGACGTGGGAGATTACCGCCGGCTCCGGGGAACCGGTTCCGGATCCGTCCAGCTGTGACAACACCGTCGTCGTCGACGACGACCACGTCCTGCTGATCGATGGGTTCCCGCAGGAGGCCTCGGACCAGGGCGTGCTGGAGGCCTTCGCCGGACGCATCGCGGCCGTGCTGCAGCAGCAGGAACTGGCCGAGGCACGGTTGCAGGCCCAGGAGCTGGCGGCCGGTAACGCGATGCGCACCGCGCTGCTGGCGGCGGTCTCCCATGACCTGCGCACACCCCTGGCCGGGATCAAGGCCTCGATCTCGAGCCTGCGACTGGACGACGTGGTGCTCAGCGCGGAGGACACCGCCGAGCTGCTGACCACCATCGAGGAGTCCACCGACCAGCTGACCGAGCGGATCGAGGACCTGCTGGACATGAGCCGCATCCAGGCCGGGAACCTGCTGGTGCACCGCACTGCGCTGGAGCTCGAGGACCTCGCCGCGGCCGCGGTGCACAGCCTCGGCGCTGCCACCGGTGAGCCCCGGGTGCGCATCGACATCCCTGCCGGCTGCCCGCCGGTGGCCGGAGATCACGGGCTGCTCGTGCGCGTGATCGCCAACCTCGTGGAGAACGCCCTGAAGCACAGCCGCAGCGGCCCCGTGCTCGTCCGTGCCGTGCCCGGGCCCGGAGTGGTGGACCTGCAGGTGATCGACCACGGCCCCGGCGTGCCGGACGCGGAGAAGGAAACGATCTTCCGCCCCTTCCAACGCCTGGGCGACCATAACACCACCACCGGGGTCGGACTCGGCCTGGCCGTGGCCCGGGGGCTGGCCGAGGGCATGGGCGGGCGCGTGCACGCCACCGACACCCCCGGTGGGGGGCTGACCATGGTCCTCACCCTCCCCGCAGCACCCACCGGCCGCGGTGCGGAGGCGGAGGACACCCTCGTCCACGACCCCGGCGGCAACGCGAACGACGAATCGGACCAGGAGGTCCCGACATGA
- a CDS encoding TrkH family potassium uptake protein yields MLPVSRADHEAAVFMPALFTAVSAVCVTGLITVDTPTFWTPFGQMVILGLIQVGGFGIMTLGTLLALLVRKRLGLWNQLVAASETHTVNLGDVRRVLLRVAQIMLTIEAVVAVILTARFWIAYDHEPGPALWHGVFHAISAFNNAGFSVFSDSLIGFVDDPWIIVPICVAVILGGLGFPVIIELLRDSTMTKAWTVHVRLTVYGTLLLLVVGFVVLAAFEWDRPETLGALTPGGKVLGALGLSVFPRTAGFNSIDYGAAASESLLVTNVLMFIGGGSAGTAGGIKITTFLVLAYAIWNEVRGHAQVTIGPRSISSSVQRQALSVALLGVAAVVLGTVALLVLTDHGLETALFESASAFATVGLSMGITGDLPTSAELVLIALMFMGRVGTITIATSLALRTQRRLYRLPEERPIIG; encoded by the coding sequence ATGCTGCCGGTCTCCCGGGCCGATCATGAGGCGGCGGTGTTCATGCCGGCGCTGTTCACCGCTGTCTCGGCGGTGTGCGTGACGGGGCTGATCACGGTGGACACCCCGACGTTCTGGACCCCGTTCGGGCAGATGGTGATCCTGGGCCTGATCCAGGTCGGCGGGTTCGGGATCATGACCCTGGGCACCCTGTTGGCCCTGCTGGTGCGCAAGCGACTGGGGCTGTGGAACCAGCTGGTCGCCGCCTCAGAGACGCACACGGTGAACCTGGGAGATGTGCGCCGAGTGCTGCTGCGGGTCGCCCAGATCATGCTCACCATCGAAGCGGTGGTAGCCGTAATCCTGACCGCGCGATTCTGGATCGCCTACGACCACGAGCCGGGCCCGGCGCTATGGCACGGGGTGTTCCACGCGATCTCGGCGTTCAACAACGCCGGGTTCTCGGTGTTCAGCGACAGCCTCATCGGTTTCGTCGACGACCCGTGGATCATCGTGCCCATCTGCGTGGCGGTGATCCTGGGTGGATTGGGGTTCCCGGTGATCATCGAATTGCTGCGGGACTCCACGATGACAAAGGCCTGGACGGTACACGTGCGGCTGACCGTCTACGGCACGCTGCTGCTGCTGGTGGTGGGGTTCGTGGTCCTCGCGGCCTTCGAGTGGGACCGCCCCGAAACCCTCGGAGCCCTCACCCCGGGCGGCAAGGTGCTGGGCGCCCTGGGGCTGAGCGTGTTCCCCCGCACGGCCGGGTTCAACAGCATCGACTACGGGGCGGCCGCCTCGGAATCCCTGTTGGTCACCAATGTGCTGATGTTCATCGGCGGGGGCAGCGCCGGCACGGCCGGCGGGATCAAGATCACCACCTTCCTCGTGCTCGCCTACGCGATCTGGAACGAGGTCCGCGGCCACGCCCAGGTCACCATCGGGCCGCGCTCGATCAGTTCCTCTGTGCAACGCCAGGCGCTGTCGGTGGCGCTGCTCGGGGTCGCCGCGGTCGTGCTGGGCACGGTGGCCCTGCTCGTGCTCACCGACCACGGCCTGGAGACCGCCTTGTTCGAAAGCGCCTCCGCCTTCGCCACCGTGGGGCTGTCCATGGGCATCACCGGGGACCTGCCCACCAGCGCCGAGCTGGTGCTCATCGCCTTGATGTTCATGGGGCGTGTGGGGACCATCACCATCGCCACGTCCCTGGCCCTACGCACCCAACGCCGTCTCTACCGGCTGCCCGAAGAACGCCCCATCATCGGGTGA
- a CDS encoding ATP-binding protein: protein MTEPSVHRARRGPATPQTLEAVHDDLENLWAEIAFVPEPDRMAFTLAVVEAVTNSIVHALPLNGQALELALEITVTPTRLVARIYEINAAPAQISPDGSALKDGLAESGRGLGLIQALVSTATFDHRDGTNVWTLHRDTTPDHP from the coding sequence ATGACTGAGCCCAGCGTGCACCGGGCCCGTCGAGGACCCGCGACCCCGCAGACCCTCGAGGCCGTCCATGACGATCTGGAGAACCTGTGGGCCGAGATCGCTTTCGTGCCGGAGCCGGATCGGATGGCCTTCACCCTGGCCGTGGTCGAGGCGGTCACCAATAGCATCGTGCACGCCCTCCCGCTCAATGGACAGGCCCTGGAACTGGCCCTGGAAATCACCGTGACCCCCACGCGGCTCGTGGCGCGGATCTACGAGATCAACGCCGCCCCGGCCCAGATCAGCCCCGACGGGTCTGCACTCAAGGACGGGCTGGCTGAATCCGGGCGCGGCCTGGGGCTCATCCAGGCCCTGGTCAGCACCGCAACCTTCGACCACCGCGACGGAACCAACGTGTGGACCCTCCACCGGGACACCACCCCGGACCACCCCTAG
- a CDS encoding STAS domain-containing protein gives MQFTTEHRRGYTVVGLTGRLDLAEAPQVREVVAEIVAGGVRRVVLDLGGIAFMDSSGLGALIGCLKIARHAGGDLRIARAGPRLQMVLELTSMHRVLPPYESPEKAFDDD, from the coding sequence ATGCAGTTCACCACGGAGCACCGTCGCGGCTACACAGTGGTCGGGCTCACCGGCCGCTTGGATCTGGCCGAGGCGCCGCAGGTGCGGGAGGTGGTGGCGGAGATCGTCGCCGGTGGCGTCCGCCGCGTGGTGCTTGATCTGGGCGGGATCGCGTTCATGGACTCCTCCGGGCTGGGGGCGCTGATCGGGTGCCTGAAGATCGCCCGCCACGCCGGCGGGGACCTGCGGATCGCCCGGGCGGGCCCGCGGCTGCAGATGGTGCTGGAACTGACCAGCATGCACCGGGTGCTGCCCCCGTACGAGAGCCCCGAGAAAGCCTTCGACGATGACTGA